Genomic DNA from Candidatus Sulfurimonas marisnigri:
GGAAGTTATCCGTGATAAAGCGGACAACTGTATTATTGTATGTGCTATAGAGAACTTTGACCCAATGGGTGTACATACTGGTGATAGTATCACAGTTGCTCCGGCACTTACTTTAACAGATAAAGAGTACCAGAGAATGCGTAATGCCTCTTTTGATATTTTAAGAGAGGTTGGTGTTGATACTGGTGGAAGTAATGTTCAATTCTCAATTGACCCTAAAACTGGAAGAATGATTGTAATTGAGATGAACCCTCGTGTTTCTCGCTCATCAGCTCTTGCGTCTAAGGCAACCGGTTACCCTATTGCAAAAGTGGCTACTCTTTTGGCAGTCGGCTTTACTCTTGATGAAATCACAAATGACATTACGGGAACTCCTGCATCATTTGAGCCAGTAATAGATTATGTTGTTACAAAAATTCCACGTTTTACATTTGAAAAATTTCCAGAGGCTGAAAATACACTTAGTACAAGTATGAAGTCTGTTGGCGAGGTTATGGCAATTGGACGCACTTTTAAGGAGTCAATTCAAAAAGCTCTCTGTTCACTTGAGACAGATTTATGTGGCTTCAATGAGATTGATGCTGATTTTGATTTTGTTAAACATGAAATTCGTCGCCCAAATGCAGATAGAATCCTATATGTTGCCGAGGGTTTTCGTCGCGGGATGAGCGTTGAGGAGCTATTTGACACATGTCAGATAGATCCATGGTTCTTATACCAACTAGAAGAGATGATAAAAGCTGAGAGCACCATCACAGATAAAATTTTATTCGATGCGGAATTTATGAGAAGCATGAAGGTCGACGGTTTTTCAGATAAAAGAATATCGCAGCTTATAGCTAAAAACTCAAACCAAAAAGTTAGCGAATATGATGTTTACAATGCAAGAAAAACTCTACATGTAAACTTTGAATATAACGAAGTTGATACATGTTCTGCTGAGTTTGAAGCTCTAACTCCATATCTTTATTCAACAACAAATATCACAAAACTACCTAACGTAAAAAACAGGGTAAGCGACAAGAAAAAAGTTCTTATTCTTGGCGGTGGGCCAAACAGAATCGGTCAAGGTATCGAGTTTGACTACTGTTGTGTTCATGCAGCATTCGCACTTAAAGAGATGGATATTGAGTGTATTATGTACAACTGTAATCCTGAAACTGTCTCAACTGATTATGATACTTCAGATGTATTATACTTTGAGCCAATAGACTTTGAGCATGTAAGAGCGGTTGTTGAAAATGAAAAACCAGACGGAATTATAGTTCATTTTGGTGGGCAGACGCCACTTAAACTTGCAGATGCTCTGACTAAAATAGGTGCAAATATTGCAGGGACTCCTTCTGCTGTAATTGACTTAGCAGAAGATAGAGAGCAATTTTCAAACTTTGTAATCAAACATGGGCTTAAGCAACCTGAAAATGGATTAGCTAGAACAAAAGAAGAATCTTATGTTATAGCTGAAAAGTTAGGATTTCCGGTATTAGTTCGTCCATCTTTTGTTCTTGGTGGTCGCGGTATGAGAATCGTTTATAGCCAAGATGAGCTTAAACAGTATATGGATTTAGCAGTATCAGTTTCAAACAATGCTCCAGTTCTTGTAGATAAATTCCTAGACCAAGCTATAGAACTTGATGTTGATGCTATCTGTGATGGCACTGATGTTTATATAGGTTCAGTTATGCAACATATCGAAGAGGCTGGAATTCACTCTGGGGACAGCGCCTGTTCACTTCCTCCAGTAAATCTTTCCCCTGAGATGATTGAAAAAGTTGAACAACAGACAAAGGTTATTGCTCTTGGTCTTGGTGTTGTAGGGCTTATGAATGTTCAATATGCAATCTATAAAGATGATATTTATCTTATAGAGGTAAATCCTAGAGCTTCTAGAACTGTTCCTTTTGTTTCTAAAGCGACTGGAATGCCATTAGCAAAAGTTGCGACTCGTGTAATGGTTGGTGAAACGCTTAGAAGTTCACTAGAGTATTACGATAAATATGATGTAGTTCAAGAGGTAAATGGACTTTTAAAACCTCGCCTTAAAGACCACATCTCTGTTAAAGAGGCAGTTTTCCCTTTCCATAAACTTTATGGTGCAGACCTAGTTCTTTCTCCTGAGATGAAATCAACTGGTGAAGTTATGGGCATAAGTTCTAACTTTGGTATTAGCTTTGCCAAGGCTCAACTGTCAGCTGGAAATAAAATTCCTACTGAAGGCACATGTTTCTTATCTTTTGTTGACACAGACAAAGAGCATGCTCCTGAGATTGCAAGCGGTCTTCACAAACATGGTTTTAAACTTGTTGCAACAAAAGGTACTCAAGCTATTTTAGAAGAGGCTGGTATACCATGTGAAGTTGTTCTTAAAATATCTGAAGGTCGTCCAAACATTGAAGATAGTATGAAAAATGATTCCATCCATATGGCTATCAATACTTCAGACAACAACACTTCTAAAAAAGATGCAGTGGTTATCCGTCAAGAGGTACTTAAAAGAAATATCCCGTATTTCACAACCTTAAGTGCTGCAAGAGCATTAATTCTAGCACTAGATGAGATGAAAGACGACTCATGGTCAAATGCGAAAGCACTGCAAGATTTTCTAGCTTAGCAGTGTCTGTTATTCTAACTCAAACCGACACTACTGTCGGTTTTTTATCTCAGGATTCAGACAAACTGTATGAGATAAAATCTCGTCCAACTACAAAGCCTTTTATAATAGTTTACAAAGATTTTAAAAACTTTTTACTAAATGCGAACAGAGTACCTCAGAATAAAAAACTTCTAGTTCGACGTTCAAAAAAAACAACCTTTATAATTAAAAATAGAGCCTTTAGAGTTGTTGACACTAAATTAAACTCGCAAATATTAAGAGATTTATCTTGGAACTATTCCACATCTGCAAATGAGACTCAAAAAAAATTTGATAGAGTTTTTTGTGAATCAAAAGCTGATATAATAATAGAGGATAAGAGTGGTCTAAATGAGAACAGTTCATCATCTCTTGTTAAAATAAATAGATTAAAAAGGAGAAGATTGAGATGAGCAAAATAGTACAAGCACTATTAACTGGTATTTTTTTTACATTCATTTTAGACTTTTTTATATTTTTAGGTATCAAACTTAATTATATAGATTTTTATGAGATTGATTTATATTATAACATTCTGTTTGCCGACAATCAAAATATATATATCTTCTCTTTTTTCAGTATTTTAATTGGTTTTATAATTACCTATATAAATAAAAATAAAATAACTTTTTCAACTTTAGGACTGTTTTTCTTTTTCGCAATGTTAACACTGATTGAACCAATCGGTTATAGCCTTGGGGAGAGTATGTTTATGAAAAAGAACTCAACTCTTAAAGATAAAAAATTCACATTTTACGGTGATATTTACTACGAGGGAAGAACTAAAATAACATTTTATGACCATGAACTTAAAAAAACAATACTATTAAATAAAAAGGATTTAATTAAATGAGAACAAGCAAAGCTCAATACACAGAGACACAAAATGTCTAGCAATAAACATATCTCCACTATTTCAAGAGGTGTTGCACTCGGTAGTGCCGGCATAATTATGATGAGTGTTCTAAGTGGCTGTGAAGCTCCTCAGCAGAAGCAGCAAAACCGCTATTTGGTTATTGAACAACAAACTAGTGGAAAATATATTGTAGTTGAAGAGATGCCTACAGAGGGTCCAAACCGTGCTATTATTCGTGAGAAAGATGAAAACGGAAATACAGTTGAGCGTTTCATGAATGAAACGGAGATGAAAGCCTTAGCCGAACAAGAGTACAAAAAAGTTCAAGATGGGACATCAGAAACAGTTTCAAGCAACAGTAGCGGTGCTGGAATGGGCTTGGCAGGAACTATTTTAGCCGTTGCTGCAGGCTCACTCATGGGCAATATGATTGGAAATGCTCTTATGAATAACAAGAACTTTTCTAATCGCTCAAGCTCAGTAAATAAAAGTGCTTACAGCCGTTCAGCTGCAGGCAAAGCATCAAGAGCTGGTACATCATCTAAAAGAAGTTTTTTTGGCGGTTCTAGCAGAACTTCATCTTATAGCCGTACAAGTTATGGTGGTTAATATTGATTAAAATACAAAAGATAAACCCGCTTGAAGATAAAATATTAGAAGAATTGGGCTTTAGCTGGCACACTGACAAAGATGGTAGCAAATATGTAAATAATGAGCTGGTTAAAATATCTCAAGAGGAGGCAGAGGCTTATTATGAAGCTGCAAATGAGTTATATGACATGTACGTTGAAGCGGCAGAGCATGTCATAGAGAATAACCTTTTTTTTGAGCTTGGAATCCCTTTTAATCTAATAGATGCAATAAAAAAGAGTTGGGAAAATGATGTTCACTGGCATATTTACGGTCGCTTTGATTTAGCCGGTGGCTTGGTGGATGGTAAACCAATTAAACTCATAGAGTTTAACGCAGATACTCCAACATCACTTTTTGAAACTGCCCTGCTACAATGGGCACTGCTTAAACAAAACAATATGGATGAAAACAAGCAATTTAACAATGTTTATGATGCAATCAAAGAGAACTTTAAAAGATTAGTTACCCTTTTTGATGATACCAAAAATTTTGATGAGAGATATGATGGCTGGAAAATTCTTTTCTCATCAGTAGAAGGTAATGATGAGGAGGAAGCTACAACAAGGCTACTTCAGCAAATTGCAACTGATGCGGGATTCAACACTGGCTTTGAGTATCTTCATAATGTTAGATTTGATAAAGACGGGATATTCGATGCAGATGACAATCAATACGAGTATTGGTTTAAACTCTACCCTTGGGAAGATATAGCGCATGATGAACCGGAGCTTGCAACTATCTTAACAGATATAATGCAAAATCAAAAGGCAATCATATTAAACCCTGCATACACCCTGCTCTTTCAATCGAAAGGTATGTTGAAAATATTGTATGACCTATTCCCTGACTCTCCATATCTGTTAAAAACCTCTTTCGAACCGCTAAAAAACACTCTACATGTAGAAAAAACTGTTTTTGGCAGAGAGGGGGCAAATGTAAAAATAGTCTCTTCTAATGGCAGTGTCATCGAACAAAAAGACGGTCCCTACGACAACTATAAAAAAGTTTATCAAGAGTATGTTGAGTTTAACAAAGATGAGAATGGAGCAAAATACCAGGCAGGAGTTTTCTTCGCCTATGAGGCTTGTGGATTAAGCTTTAGAAAAGGCGGTGAGATTATGGATAATATGAGTAAATTTGTGGGGCATATTATAGTTTAACTATGCCTCCTTTTCTTCTTCCTTAAAACCTTTAATAAACTCCATAAAAAACACTATGAAGATAGATAATATAAGCCCGGTTACAAAAGCAACTACAACAATCAACTTTTTCTTAGGAGCTATTGGATAATCATTTGTCATAATATTACCAATAACTTCTGAGTTTTTATAGTTATATGGTTTCATTAAAACTTTTAAAGCGTTTAACTCCTCTTCGTACTTCTCTATCTGAACTACTTCAATGTTATTTTTTTCATTCTCAAATCCTTCCAAAGAGTCTTTTAGTTTTATCAACATATCTGCTAAATATCTTTGTTCATTAATTTGTATTGTTGCTAATGTAGGGTTTATTTCCTTAATTTTTTTAAGATTGCTTTGCACATCAAGAAAATTTGTTTCATAGATTGTGATGTCTTTTTTATATCTATTTATTTTATCTAAAAGTGCTGGAAGTGTTTTGTTTTTTAAAAGAGTTAACTTTCCTTCAATCTGTTGTGCTTGAGCCTCACGGAGATTTTTCACATCATCAAGAATTTTCTTATGGTTACCTTGAACATAATCAATAACTTTTTTTAATTCTGATGAAGCTACTTTATTTGAACTGCCAACAGCTGAAATTTCCAAGAAATTTTTCTGTTTTTTCAATAAATCAATTTTAGCTTCTCTATCTTTATCATTTTTCAGAATATCTATAAATAAGATTTCTAACTCTTTTGAAAGCTCTGAGGCATTTGCGATTACTACTTTAGCATTAGCATTATCATTAGCATTAGCATTAGCAAGCTTATACTCACCAATCTTGATAATCGCTTTTACTTGATAAGTCTTTGGTGTCATATAGGCATAAATAACTGCACCGATTGTAATAAGAGAGGTAATAAGCACAATTTTAACTCTGTTTTTCATAAGAGTTCTTAACAACTCTCTTAAGTCTATCTCATACTCTTCATATCTTTGTATGTTTTGCTGACTCTCTTGCATATAAACCCTAAAATTATAATTTGTTATTTAATTGCAATTGTGGTTAAATTTGCATATAAAACCACTTAAGTTAGTCCAGAGTTGGCAGTCAAAAATCATACTAGTGGCTATCATAAAACTTTAGGAATACCTTACTATAATTCATAAACCAGATTCCAAGTCAAGCTTGAAATGACTATATTTCCGTCATTATGGATTAAATTCAGAATCTAGTTGCTAATTATTCAGAGAGTTCTATTATTATTTGCAGCCATTGGCTGTTAAGTTTGCCCTATTCTTCTCAACCGTCTTTGCTCCAATGCCTTTTACATTTGCAAGCTCGTCTATGCTTTTAAAGCAATTAGTGCTTCTATACTTAATAATCGCATCAGCTTTTTTGGCACCGATTCCATTTATACTACTGAGCTCTGTTTGATCTGCATTGTTTATATCAACAGTTCCAAACAATAAACTTACTCCAAGAAAAATCATTGTTAAAATTTTCATTTTAACCCCTTTGTTTTTATTTTTAGAGCAGTATATAATAAAATTAAATATTTTGCAACTATATTGCAAATTGTTATATTTATTTTTAAATATTTGCCTGATGATGAAACTCGGGAACAATCGCCTTTAATTTTGCCAACTTGTCTTTACATGTAAGCAACTCTTCAATATCTCTATTTAACTTATCTATATCGTAAAGTGTCGGTTTTGCAACAGTGATAGACTCATAATCCGTTTTACAGTCAGTATCATCTATCAACAACTCTTCATAGAGCTTTTCCCCTGGACGAAGCCCTGAAAACTCAATCTCAATCCCTTCTCTTCCACTTAGCTCAATCATTTTTTTAGCTAAATCAACTATCTTTATAGGCTCTCCCATATCAAGTATAAATATCTCTCCACCCGTTCCAATAGCACCGGCTTGAAGAACCAACTCACATGCCTCTGGAATAAGCATGAAATATCTTGTTATATCAGGGTGTGTTACCGTTATCTTTTGTCCATTTTCTATTTGAGATTTAAACTTTGGTATAACACTGCCGCTGCTTCCAAGTACGTTTCCAAACCTTACCGCTACTATATCCGTGCCCTTACCGTTCGAATTTTCTAAAGAAACTACGTTTTGGGCATAAAGCTCACATATACGCTTGGTTGTCCCCATTACATTAGTTGGACGTACTGCCTTGTCTGTAGAAATCATCACAAATTTTTGAACACCATATTTTATAGAAATATCTATAACGTTTTTAGTTCCAACAACATTATTTAAAATCCCTTCATATATATTTGCCTCAACCAAAGGGACATGCTTATAGGCAGCTGCATGTATAACAATTTCTGGTTTATAAGTCTTAAATGTTTCATCTAAAAATTCTTTTTTCACAACACTTTGCATTACAGGTATAGTCTCAATTTTTTGCAACTCCTGCTCTATAGCATAAAGATTATATTCACTATGATCTAGCAGTATTAACTTTTTGGCTCCAAACCTTTCACACTGTCTGCAAATCTCACTCCCAATACTTCCACCGGCACCAGTCACTAGAATAGTTTTACCTTTTATAAAAGCCGATATTTTACTTTTGTCCAAATCCTGAGGGTGGCGTGCGAGTAAATCTTCTACCGATACATTTTTTAGCTGCATAGCAAAATCTTTACTCTCTAAAATCTCATCCATTGAGGGCAGTATCTGTATAGCTTTAAAGTATTTAGATAAATTATCGTAAATCTCTTTTATCCTATTTTGTGATGCCGATGGTATTGCAATAACTAATAAGTCAAATTTATCATCGCCTATCTTCTCTTTTAGTTTTTGCTTTGATATCACTCTAATCGCATCTATTGAGCGGTTTTGAATTATTTTGTCATCATCAACAAAATATTTAACTTTATACACACTATTTGTAAATTCTGACTCTAGCTTTATACCAGCTCTTCCAGCACCATAAATAACAACTGATTTTGTTTTAGTAATTTGACTCCTGTTAATTAGGTAGTAGTAAAAATACATAGTAAAGTTTATCGCAAAGAGATATAAAAAAAGTTCAGAAGCTAAAAATGAAAATCTTACCTCACCATAAAAAATAGGAAAATAGACAAAAAATGCGGAGATATACACAAAACTTTTTATAATAAATGTTTTTTGAGAAGCCTTTGACCACGAGAGGGAGTAGTCATTAAAGATAAATGCCGATGCAAGCATACGAACAGACACAACACTAATCACAAGATTAAAATCAAATGGCATATGAAATATAAAAAATGTCCACCAGAATGTGCCAAAGGTAAAAATAATAATTACCAAAAAGTTTAATATTCTTTTATCTATATTTATCAATTGTATTTCCCTATTCTCACATTTTTTCCATATACTTCAGTGTAGTATTTATACAATATCTCAATCCATGCAAGTTGTTTTTTTAGTAACAATTTATCTAGTGTTAACTTATCTTTCATCATAACAATACCGCCTTTTGAAATATAAGCTTAGTAAATGGGTTTGTAAGTGTCCCATCGTCAATAACTATGTCCATCTTCTGCTCACCAAACTTTTCAAAAAATGAAAGTCTCAATTTTCGTAAATCTTTTTTTCTTAACTTATCAGATAAAATTAGTAAATCTATATCTCCGCCCCGCCTTGTGTCATCCACCCTGCTCCCAAACAGATATAACCTTGCATCGCTAGATAATTCATAAAGTTTATTTTTCAATAACGTTATCTCTTCTTTTGACAATCTCATAACTATTTACCTACTTTTCACATTTGTTTTAATTTGTTGAAGTATATTATAAAAATTAAAATTTAACAAATTTAATTTTTAAATGTATTTTGCGCAAAACTCCTCAGTATTTAGTAACTCTACTTCAGATGAGTAAAAATTTTTATCATTTGATATTATAAGCTCACATTCTGATTTTTTAGCCAGTATATACTGAAGAGTATCCTCTAAATCCTTATAGTTTTTATCCTTATTCATCAATTGACATGCCAGTGATATCTCTTTATTTGAGAACTCTATAACTTTACAAATTTTATTTATTCTTTCAATCCCACTCAAGGCATTTGCTTTATCTTCCTTTGCCAAGATATAGTAAATAGTTGTTATTAAATCACAGCTAGTGTATATCCCTATTCCATTTTGTGTCAAATACTTCAATATATCCAAGCTTTCCTGATATCTTTTTCTATTCCTGTCATTAATATCAATAAAGATATTAGCATCTATAAAAACCTTTTTATACATTCATATTCGCTTTGATTTCTTGGATTGTCAAATCTCCATAAAGGCCTGTACCACTTCCAGCAAAAGCATTTAGTGCTTCCAATTTTTCATCAATAGAAATCTCTTGATATCTCTCCTCTATCAAATCTTTAACAACCTGTGTCTGAGTAATATTTTCTCTGCTCGCTATTTCTTTTAAATGTTCTACTATTTCATCATCAAGTAAAAAATTTTTTCTTATTGTCATAATATCCACCCCACAATCTAATTATATGTATTATAACATACATATAACTACATACTTATTCAAAAGCTTTTTTAGTATCGATAAACCTTATGACAATGTAAAGAATAATCAACGAGAAGACAAAAGCGACAAATATGTTCGAGACAAAATAAACTAAACCAAACAACACAATATTTACCAAAACTGAAAAAATAGTAACTCTATCGTGAGCCCATCCACTTTGTGTTAATCTTTGGTATGCATGTTTTCTATGAGCTTGGCTTAACTGCTCACCATTTTTATATCTTCTAAGTAGTGTTAATGTTGCATCGAACCAAAACAGACCAAAAAGTACTATCCAAACCCACAAATTAGAACTTTCCTGATTTGCATAATAGATGGTAAATATAGCAACATTGTAACCTAGTAGTGTACTTCCAACATCCCCCATAAAAATCTTGGCCTTATGCCAGTTCCAAACTAAAAAGCCTAAAACTGCTACTATTAACACCAAAAAATGACTTCCGCCAAAAAGTAAAAATCCTGCAATTCCAAGAAACACAGCTTCACTACCGGCATACCCATCTATGCCATCTAAAAAGTTATAAAGATTTATAAACCAGATTATCATAAAAAATGCAAAAATATTTGTAAATAACTGATTCTCAATGGAAAATAAACCTAGTTCAAAACTTCCTAGTCCGCCTAAAAAGTATAGCCCTAAAAGAGCAACTAAAGTTTGTGCAACTAATCTAACCTTTGCACTAAGTTCATATAAATCATCAAGGTAACTAACAACTGATATAACAATACCAACCATTAAAGCAAAATACAAAGAGCTATTTATATCGTTTATATAATAGAGATACGATATTCCAATAAACCAAGTAACTGCTATAGCTATGCCACCGCCATGAGGAGTTGGTACAGTGTGAGAACTTCTATCGTTCACCTCTGCAACAAATGATTTTTTTATGGCATAGTTTTTTATAAAATAAGTAAGATAAAAAGATAAAAAAGATAAAAAGATATAAATCATTTAATATACCTCCTCATGAGTTCCTATATCGATTGGTATTATCTCATCATCTTCTATAATAAAGTCTATTACTACTCGATATTTCATATTTATAGACACACTGTGATACTCTTGTAGTCCACCTTTTAATTTATGTAACCTCAAAGATGGATGCCACGGGTCTAGCTCTAGTAATTTTATTGTTTTTGCATATCTATCTAGAACTTCAGGATGCTTTTTTATAAACTTTTTTAATTTTTTAAAATACTCATCAGTTCTTACAATCTTATAATTCATCCATCAGCTCTTTTATATGTTCTGATGCACTCTGAGTTTTATAATTTCCATTTTTGATATCCTGCATAGTTTTCATATATGCTATATCTAGTTCATTTTTTCTAAATTCTTTGTATCTCTCTATATCAATTACAACATATCTGTCTTTACCGCGAACATTGATTATCAACTCATCAAACTTATCTAACAAGCTTCCAAATATAGAAACGCCCTTCGTTTTCACTTCATTTGCACTTATTACCATAATAGTATCCTTAATAGTACTTTTAAAAGTATTATAACATAAGTTAAGTCACTTCTCCATTTGTCATAAACCTAATCCCATCTTCCACCGTATATAAGTTTTTAAATTCTAATATATCTTTTGTAAGTCTGTTATCTACTACTAAGCTCCCATAAAGTCTTTTATGAAAAGATGGCTTAACAAGTTTCAGCAATGTTTCAAAAAATGGAATTTTTATCAAATACACTTTTTTATCTAACTCTTTAGCAATTAACTCAATCAATTTTGTAGTACTAATGGCCTCATCATCAGAAGCTAAAAATACACCAGAACCAGTCATTCCATCCACACTCGCCATTCCATTCATACTCGCCATTCCACTCACATCCGTCATTCCAAACTTGATTTGGAATCTAACAACTGCATCTATCAAATGACAAAGATTTCCAATATAAACCATACTTCGCTTATTATCTATCCCACCAAATGGCAAAACAGAAACTTTTTGCACTAAACTAACAAGATTTTTAATATTTGCTTTAACACCATAACCATAAACTATAGGTGTTCGTATGATACTTACTTTAAAACCATCATCTTCAAGCTTTTGTAGTTCTTGCTCAGCTTTTAGCTTACTCTTTCCATACTCATCTTCAGGAGAACAAATACTGTTTTCGGTATAAGCTATATCTGTCTCTTCCCCATACACCTTAACTGTACTCATAAATATAAAATGCTTAACTCCACCCTCTTTAGCTTTTTTAGCTAACTCCAAAGTCTGAGTAACATTTACTTTTTCATACTCTTCTTTAGTTGCTCCACCCATCTGATGAACCAGAGCAGCAAGATGAATCACAACATCTACATCTTCTACATGTATAGATTTAAAATCATCATTTAAAAATGAAAATCTTGCTATTTTATAATTTGCAGCGTATTTATTTACAAAGTAGTTTCCTATAAAACCATTTGAACCTGTTAGCAATAATTTCATTTCTCTTTCCCAATTAATAAATCCAATAATGAAGAAATTATCTTTTCCTTATTGAAAACTGTATTTGTCAGTTTTCGACCATTTCTAGTAAATTCCTCTATTTCTTTAGGGTTTGCATATATGGCTTTTTCAAAAACATTTTTAATATCTTCTATATTATCAGGTTCTGTACAAAACCCCAAA
This window encodes:
- the carB gene encoding carbamoyl-phosphate synthase large subunit codes for the protein MPKRTDIKTILLIGSGPIIIGQACEFDYSGTQAVKTLKELGYRVVLINSNPATIMTDPEFADRTYIEPIKEDVIAKIIRDENVDAVLPTMGGQTALNVATSMYEKGMLEGIEFLGATPEAIHKGEDRLAFKDAMIKIGMDLPFSMYAYNMDDALKAAETIGFPIIIRASFTLAGGGSGVAYNMDEFKKLAARGLDESPVTEILIEESLLGWKEYEMEVIRDKADNCIIVCAIENFDPMGVHTGDSITVAPALTLTDKEYQRMRNASFDILREVGVDTGGSNVQFSIDPKTGRMIVIEMNPRVSRSSALASKATGYPIAKVATLLAVGFTLDEITNDITGTPASFEPVIDYVVTKIPRFTFEKFPEAENTLSTSMKSVGEVMAIGRTFKESIQKALCSLETDLCGFNEIDADFDFVKHEIRRPNADRILYVAEGFRRGMSVEELFDTCQIDPWFLYQLEEMIKAESTITDKILFDAEFMRSMKVDGFSDKRISQLIAKNSNQKVSEYDVYNARKTLHVNFEYNEVDTCSAEFEALTPYLYSTTNITKLPNVKNRVSDKKKVLILGGGPNRIGQGIEFDYCCVHAAFALKEMDIECIMYNCNPETVSTDYDTSDVLYFEPIDFEHVRAVVENEKPDGIIVHFGGQTPLKLADALTKIGANIAGTPSAVIDLAEDREQFSNFVIKHGLKQPENGLARTKEESYVIAEKLGFPVLVRPSFVLGGRGMRIVYSQDELKQYMDLAVSVSNNAPVLVDKFLDQAIELDVDAICDGTDVYIGSVMQHIEEAGIHSGDSACSLPPVNLSPEMIEKVEQQTKVIALGLGVVGLMNVQYAIYKDDIYLIEVNPRASRTVPFVSKATGMPLAKVATRVMVGETLRSSLEYYDKYDVVQEVNGLLKPRLKDHISVKEAVFPFHKLYGADLVLSPEMKSTGEVMGISSNFGISFAKAQLSAGNKIPTEGTCFLSFVDTDKEHAPEIASGLHKHGFKLVATKGTQAILEEAGIPCEVVLKISEGRPNIEDSMKNDSIHMAINTSDNNTSKKDAVVIRQEVLKRNIPYFTTLSAARALILALDEMKDDSWSNAKALQDFLA
- a CDS encoding Sua5/YciO/YrdC/YwlC family protein; the protein is MVKCESTARFSSLAVSVILTQTDTTVGFLSQDSDKLYEIKSRPTTKPFIIVYKDFKNFLLNANRVPQNKKLLVRRSKKTTFIIKNRAFRVVDTKLNSQILRDLSWNYSTSANETQKKFDRVFCESKADIIIEDKSGLNENSSSSLVKINRLKRRRLR
- a CDS encoding glutathionylspermidine synthase family protein yields the protein MIKIQKINPLEDKILEELGFSWHTDKDGSKYVNNELVKISQEEAEAYYEAANELYDMYVEAAEHVIENNLFFELGIPFNLIDAIKKSWENDVHWHIYGRFDLAGGLVDGKPIKLIEFNADTPTSLFETALLQWALLKQNNMDENKQFNNVYDAIKENFKRLVTLFDDTKNFDERYDGWKILFSSVEGNDEEEATTRLLQQIATDAGFNTGFEYLHNVRFDKDGIFDADDNQYEYWFKLYPWEDIAHDEPELATILTDIMQNQKAIILNPAYTLLFQSKGMLKILYDLFPDSPYLLKTSFEPLKNTLHVEKTVFGREGANVKIVSSNGSVIEQKDGPYDNYKKVYQEYVEFNKDENGAKYQAGVFFAYEACGLSFRKGGEIMDNMSKFVGHIIV
- a CDS encoding Wzz/FepE/Etk N-terminal domain-containing protein, which translates into the protein MQESQQNIQRYEEYEIDLRELLRTLMKNRVKIVLITSLITIGAVIYAYMTPKTYQVKAIIKIGEYKLANANANDNANAKVVIANASELSKELEILFIDILKNDKDREAKIDLLKKQKNFLEISAVGSSNKVASSELKKVIDYVQGNHKKILDDVKNLREAQAQQIEGKLTLLKNKTLPALLDKINRYKKDITIYETNFLDVQSNLKKIKEINPTLATIQINEQRYLADMLIKLKDSLEGFENEKNNIEVVQIEKYEEELNALKVLMKPYNYKNSEVIGNIMTNDYPIAPKKKLIVVVAFVTGLILSIFIVFFMEFIKGFKEEEKEA
- a CDS encoding ComEA family DNA-binding protein; the encoded protein is MKILTMIFLGVSLLFGTVDINNADQTELSSINGIGAKKADAIIKYRSTNCFKSIDELANVKGIGAKTVEKNRANLTANGCK
- the pglF gene encoding UDP-N-acetylglucosamine 4,6-dehydratase (configuration-retaining), producing the protein MNIDKRILNFLVIIIFTFGTFWWTFFIFHMPFDFNLVISVVSVRMLASAFIFNDYSLSWSKASQKTFIIKSFVYISAFFVYFPIFYGEVRFSFLASELFLYLFAINFTMYFYYYLINRSQITKTKSVVIYGAGRAGIKLESEFTNSVYKVKYFVDDDKIIQNRSIDAIRVISKQKLKEKIGDDKFDLLVIAIPSASQNRIKEIYDNLSKYFKAIQILPSMDEILESKDFAMQLKNVSVEDLLARHPQDLDKSKISAFIKGKTILVTGAGGSIGSEICRQCERFGAKKLILLDHSEYNLYAIEQELQKIETIPVMQSVVKKEFLDETFKTYKPEIVIHAAAYKHVPLVEANIYEGILNNVVGTKNVIDISIKYGVQKFVMISTDKAVRPTNVMGTTKRICELYAQNVVSLENSNGKGTDIVAVRFGNVLGSSGSVIPKFKSQIENGQKITVTHPDITRYFMLIPEACELVLQAGAIGTGGEIFILDMGEPIKIVDLAKKMIELSGREGIEIEFSGLRPGEKLYEELLIDDTDCKTDYESITVAKPTLYDIDKLNRDIEELLTCKDKLAKLKAIVPEFHHQANI
- a CDS encoding nucleotidyltransferase domain-containing protein, with amino-acid sequence MRLSKEEITLLKNKLYELSSDARLYLFGSRVDDTRRGGDIDLLILSDKLRKKDLRKLRLSFFEKFGEQKMDIVIDDGTLTNPFTKLIFQKAVLL
- a CDS encoding type II toxin-antitoxin system VapC family toxin, translated to MYKKVFIDANIFIDINDRNRKRYQESLDILKYLTQNGIGIYTSCDLITTIYYILAKEDKANALSGIERINKICKVIEFSNKEISLACQLMNKDKNYKDLEDTLQYILAKKSECELIISNDKNFYSSEVELLNTEEFCAKYI